One Gossypium raimondii isolate GPD5lz chromosome 3, ASM2569854v1, whole genome shotgun sequence genomic window carries:
- the LOC105796999 gene encoding sucrose transport protein SUC2, with translation MENGYINPAPSPLRKIITVASIAAGIQFGWALQLSLLTPYVQTLGVPHAWAAFIWLCGPISGLLVQPIVGYNSDRCTSRFGRRRPFIVIGALSVSIAVFLIGFAKDIGHHAGDSLERSTKPRAVAIFVVGFWILDVANNMLQGPCRALLADLSANDHKKMRTANGWFSFFMAVGNVLGYAAGSYSHLYKIFPFTKTTACDIYCANLKSCFTIDIMILLLVTVTAVTTVKEDPFTKQIQDDGSKESTPFIGEMIAAFKSLKKPMWILLLVTCLNWIAWFPFLLFDTDWMGKEIYGGEAKGDAHKVKLYGDGVRAGALGLMINSIVLGLTSLGLEPAGRLIGGVKNLWAIVNFILCACLASTVLITKMAEAWRQHHGSPLTHPPFNITGSALAVFGVLGIPLAVTYSIPFALASIYCSSTGGGQGLSLGVLNLSIVIPQMFVSVISGPLDDAFGGGNLPAFVLGSIAAAVSALLAILALPNPPKQVSLSPGMGGGH, from the exons ATGGAGAACGGATATATCAACCCGGCACCAAGTCCGCTTAGGAAAATCATCACGGTTGCATCCATTGCCGCCGGCATCCAGTTTGGGTGGGCTCTGCAGCTGTCTCTCCTGACACCCTATGTCCAGACCCTTGGTGTACCCCACGCTTGGGCTGCTTTCATTTGGCTTTGCGGTCCCATTTCTGGCCTTCTGGTTCAACCCATTGTGGGATACAACAGTGACCGTTGCACCTCTCGGTTCGGCCGACGCCGACCCTTTATTGTCATTGGAGCTCTCTCTGTCTCTATAGCTGTCTTCCTCATCGGTTTCGCCAAAGACATTGGCCACCATGCGGGAGATTCCTTGGAGAGATCGACTAAACCGAGAGCTGTAGCCATCTTTGTCGTCGGATTTTGGATCCTCGACGTGGCTAACAACATGTTGCAAGGTCCGTGTCGAGCTCTCCTCGCGGACCTCTCGGCTAATGACCACAAAAAGATGAGAACCGCAAACGGGTGGTTCTCGTTTTTCATGGCGGTCGGCAACGTGTTGGGTTACGCCGCCGGTTCTTACTCCCACCTTTACAAGATCTTCCCTTTCACCAAAACCACAGCCTGCGACATTTACTGTGCAAATCTCAAATCATGCTTCACAATAGACATCATGATCCTCTTGTTAGTAACAGTAACCGCGGTCACAACCGTGAAGGAAGATCCCTTCACCAAGCAAATCCAAGATGATGGGAGCAAAGAATCGACTCCTTTCATAGGTGAAATGATAGCAGCTTTCAAGAGCTTGAAGAAACCAATGTGGATCCTGCTGCTAGTGACTTGCCTCAATTGGATAGCTTGGTTCCCATTCTTGTTGTTCGACACTGACTGGATGGGGAAAGAGATTTACGGTGGGGAAGCCAAGGGAGATGCACATAAAGTTAAGCTTTACGGTGATGGGGTTCGAGCTGGTGCACTAGGGTTGATGATTAACTCCATCGTCTTGGGGTTGACTTCACTGGGGTTAGAGCCTGCAGGGCGGTTGATCGGTGGGGTCAAGAACTTGTGGGCTATCGTCAACTTCATCTTGTGTGCGTGCTTAGCGTCTACGGTGTTGATCACAAAGATGGCTGAGGCTTGGAGACAACACCATGGGTCCCCACTCACCCATCCTCCATTTAACATTACAGGCTCTGCCTTGGCTGTATTCGGTGTCTTGGGTATTCCACTTGCG GTAACATACAGTATTCCATTCGCTTTGGCATCCATCTACTGTTCTAGTACTGGTGGTGGTCAAG GTCTTTCTCTAGGAGTGCTAAACTTGTCTATAGTTATCCCACAG ATGTTCGTATCAGTAATTAGTGGACCGTTGGATGATGCATTCGGGGGTGGCAACTTGCCTGCTTTTGTGCTGGGGTCCATAGCGGCTGCTGTCAGTGCGTTGTTGGCTATATTGGCATTGCCGAACCCACCTAAACAAGTGTCCCTTTCGCCAGGAATGGGTGGTGGCcattaa